Genomic DNA from Telopea speciosissima isolate NSW1024214 ecotype Mountain lineage chromosome 2, Tspe_v1, whole genome shotgun sequence:
TAAAAATACGAACCAAATCTCTCCTTTGATCATAATCGCTTGGTCTGGGAGATTGAACAAAATAAACATGATAAAGAAGATCCTCAAGTGCAGACATACATGCCGGAGTAAATTTGATACTTTTTGATCCCTGTAGCtcaagtttttttgttttcttgagcAGACCTAGAAGAAACATTGAAACTTGGGGGGGTCAAATTGGCAGTTAAGGTAAAGAGTACCTTTTATCATTTAGTAGGACAACTAAGTGGTCAAAGAAATCTATAAATAGAAAGCAAAACTTAATAAACAGCCTCGCACCTTAGtaccatattaaaaaaaagggggggggggaatcttcAACAAAGTTCTCCACTTTTTTTTAAACTAAAGCTGAATACCATAAATGGGAAAATATCAGCTGCTTGAGACTCCAGACAATTCCATCCAAACAAAATGCTTTTGAGGTTAAAAATTTCTTCAACTACCAAACTTGAAAATAGAAGCTCGTGATTTATctcatactttcttttttttggtaaagatttgTCTCAAACTATGAGTGGCAAGACTACAAAAGCCACAACCACAAATTAATGGAACGATGGAAGTAGTAGCACCAATCTGTAGCAACATGAGAGAGACACATTGAAGATGTACCTATCTTGTCTAATGCCATTGCGTAGAACCTACAAATTCAACAAAATTAAGGTGAGTGATTCTACATTAATATGTATAATGATGTTAATATATCAGAACATGTTGATGTCTGTACCTATATATTGCATTCACAGGTCAATCCTGCAACCACCAGACCGAAGCATAGTTTAGACTAGCTAGACAAAATGTCTTCCacgaattctttttttttttccttttttgttgtgGGGGAGTGTGAAGAGGGGAAGTGGGAGAAGCAACCCTACCAGTTATAAGGTCAAACAGTTTTGACAAGCCCACATAGCAGATATCTCTCCAAGACAAGCAGCCTAGTCTATAGGCCAGGTACATGCAATCGAAAAATCCATCAATGCAATTTccaactatatattatattaaagcAGAAGTAGACAACACAGGAGCAAAATTTGGCACCGCCTCATGGTGACACATGTCATGATACTTGTTATTAAATAGTAAAAATGCACACAACTTCATTTATGAGAAAGAGTAAATAGCATAAATTTGCATTCATGGTTTCCTAAATTGTATGGATACATATTATTCCACTTATGAATTACagtaaaaatacaaaataagatGCAAACAGTACTCATTAATTCTCATTTTTTGTGGATTTACTATTTGcattttcatttacaaaatcctttttttctctAACCATTGATTTACGATTAGAACTCTCCTATAGGGCTAGGCCGCTAGGGTGGGGAAGCGGGTTATGTGAGGTGAGTCGGCCTAGGTTTTCAAGAAAGGTAGCTGCACTTCACTCCTTTTCAGGAAGATGCATTTATACGTTTAAATAGTACGTAAACCCCCGGCCCAGATGAGTTTGGCATAGCTCATACATGTTGCAACCTTCGTCTATCGCATCTGAATAAACTATTTCTACTGCATTTGAGGAAGCTAGAAATATCCATATAAGTCGTCGATCATTTTTTCTTCTGCATTCTCAATGGTGAACAAAACTGCCCTTCCGTGTCTTTCTCACCTGATTCCTTGATCTTGGATGTCTAGCCGACGAAGGATCAGAAAAGTAGGGATTCCTGGGAAATTCGAATATTCCTTTGACAAGGGGGCCGAATGCCCAGGATGTTGAACTCATGGAACTGGTTCAACATAAATTGGTGAGATGTagcatattttatttttttttcaattgtcttttattttatgaaggTGTTTCACTTATCAATTTTACCTCTATTACTAAATTCAATGACCATATTTCATTTTAGGTAAATGAATGTAGGGAAAATTTTCTCAAACGATCACAAGTAGAGAGGAATCTCTACATGGACACCTGCACATATCTAAAAAAGGTTGACCATGTGGGAGAGATGGCAGTTTAGAAATTCCTCTCTAAGTGTGCCCATTTAGGAAAACTTGTAACAAAAACATAAaccttaattttaaaaaatgattaatAAGTTCATTGCTTTTAGTACTAGGGTGACAACTTCCCTTTTCCTTCTACATTTTCAAAGCAATATTTGGGTTCCTCTAATAGAAAAGTGGAGATGTCTTCATTACACTAATTAACTGACTAAAAGGGCATATCCAATGCATGAAGCTCCCACCACTGCGtggtctggagagggtcatgatgtacacagccttactctctgctttgcggagaggctgttccCCGACAACCTTAGCGTTGCATTGAGGCCTGCCCTTTACACCAATTAACagactaattaattaaaaatttaaacaaactataTATCATAGGCATCTTGTAATAAAGATTCAAGCAGGTCAAAACTTGGCCTGAACTCAGAACTATTTGAAGCTGGTCCATAATGAATTATTGACCCTTAATTGATTTAGTATAGTCACTAATACCCATTAGAAACCACAATAGACCCACATATCCAAATTCAGTAACAGAACAAGCAGTAAGCGTATCTCTTATATCTCTCTAGCCCTTACAGCTACACATATACATAAGGAACAAACAATCCAATCCTTAACGGTATAAATGAATCCAGTATAATAGGAAACAGAAAAAGTCGTCAGATTACAAAACAGgggattaaaaaaattctaGCTATTCGATTCGTGTAAACTCGATCATGCAACTAAAAATTATTCACACAATTAACTGAAAACCGGAAAATTGACCAATAACCGGAACAATTCCAAACGGAAACAAATTAAATTATGAAGAAGGAATCAAGTGTTCTACCTTCCGAAAAAGAAGAATTTGTTTCGTCTCTTCTGCAGCTGAGGAGTGGATTAGCAGCCAAAACCAATTGACGTTTCAAGAGAGAAGGAAGATAGACGGAACGAACTCAGTCCACTACTTCTCTAGAGACGGAACGAAGGATGACGTCCGGGTTCTCTGCGTCGATAAATCTAACGATTGCCCTCCAACTCCAATAGGTCAAATcgttttgattgatttttacccaaaaaaaaaaaaaaaaaaaacgttttgaattgatttttcCCTCTGGAGATTCAATGAGATGAAGCCAGAAGGCATGAAGCTGAGCAACCGTTAGTAAGATCCAGAACCggttattcggttcggttccagGGGGTTTAGAGAGATTCAGACCCGGACCAAGTCCTGTCTCAGTTCTGAAATTCAGTACTCGTACCGAACATGTATGGTTCCAGTTCGGTTCCGCTTCCTATTTGGTTCTGAAAAATCGGTTCCTACACGGTTCCGTTCTTGTTCCTATacttaatttatatatatatatatatatatatatatatatatatatatatatatatatatatagtatactatatatactataatatattatactacgatatagtagtattataaaacctaatactaatattagtaatattaaattatagtgtattaattttataatatattaatattttgaTATTAATATATTGTAATATATTTATTGGTACCCAAATTCTGTTCAGTTTCGAATCTAACCGTCGGTTCCTATGTTAGATCCAGAACGTAATCAAGTCCAGCCTCGGTTTTGTTCCTTAGTTTCAGATTATTTCAAATtctatttggtttggttcgatttaggTTATTTGGTCCGGATTAGTTTTGGTtccaatttgacacccttatctttGTCCCCACGTAGTAATCGTCAGATTGGAGCCATCTACCTGAATGTAAACAATTAAAAGATTCCAATTTGATGGTCAAGAAACATTTGACCATAAAACTAGACTCTGGAGCCTATTATGTGAAtgggaaaattttcatttggaAGAAAGTTTCATTGTGGGGAATGTATCACGTACTCACGTTAGACACAAATGGGATGAAATGACCGGCCCATCtcccatgaaaggtagaaatccgGCCCCTCATGATGTCAATgcatgcgctctcattggcccctgcaTACGCACAGAAACCACGCTCCCTCCACATAAACACCGATCCTTTTCATTTTCACGGTTGGATAGACAAAATAACCATTGGAATGATCAAGATTCAAATTTCTCATATATGTTTATGCATCATGTCCATGGACTCTTTTATGGTTCCTAGCGCTATTTTGTCACTTGGCAAATTCATTTGGATCTTAAACTTTATATGTAGGCAATGTATAAGGATGTATTTGGGTCCCTTTCCTTGAAAATTTTGGGTAAGCTTAGATTCTTTGGGTGCACATGCATACACACATTTGCTTATAAGTCAGGTTTGGTTGGGTTGAATCGGATTCAACCAGATGTCTCACCCCTAACCTAGTTGAGCTGACTTTCGGGGTAGAAATCCCAGCCCAAGCCTGGCTATAGTTTTTAGGGTAAATTGCACCTCATACATTAGGATTCTCCGAGGCTTAATCTGCAATAAATGAGGTAAGTTGCAATCAGGTAGGACTCTCAAATTCCAAACTCTAGATTCTCATAAGTAGGAACCAGAAACTTCCACATATGTAGATATCATTCTTTTTCTATATAAGAAGGATCAACACATTACCCTTTTATATTGGTATCATACATACATAAAGGAGAGTAAAATTTTAGTGGGTGTCAGTTCGTATATAGATGAAGTCACATTATTAAATAacaagagaggaaagaaagaattgtTTGGGGATAAGAAATTATTACACCTCTAATGCAATCATCAACAATTATATCCAAACAACCACTAAAAAAGGTGGGAAAAACCCtacaaaaaaaacagagagcaCATAACTCGTTCACATCAAACTAGGAAGGAACTACTCCTAAGACATTCCCTGCCCAGCCCAATTCCCCAGTACTTGTAataagggggtggaccccatccgggAAAGGGTAggctggtcattgtgcccccttttattagagacATCGGAGGACTGGCCGGACAGAGACCTAGAGGGGACAAagatggaggggggggggggttgtggaaCCTAAAATGAATCTATCAAACATGAGAAGAAGGTTAAGAAGGTTGGAGTTGTATACCACACGTACTGTTCTGAAACTATTTGGAGCTCCaatcttcaaaatcttaaaaccgaaaaagggagaagagtaGAGTGAAAAAAACAATTATAGTAGAAATAAGTAGGGTAAACGTGACAGGAGAATCGAACCAGAAACTCCAAGGCTTGGTTCACCTTCACATCTTTCGATTGCGTGAGAGCACTCGGAACTAATTGACCAATCGGACTATAAATGGGCCCTTAAAGATGCTACAATTGGGACAAATCATAAATGGGCTAAAACCAAACATTGTTATAACTTTCCATAGTGTTAGGCCCAGCACCCGGTTTACTAACCGGTCGATCCGGTGTCCGGCTTTAACCGGTCGGGCCTTGCTAGCATTTAACACCCCTTCAACAATGATTACCTTTACATTCTTGAGTGGAAAGGATAATTTAGAGATATTCAGTATTGAAGAATAATGTCAAATAATATCATGGGCTTCTCCGAACTCAAGAAAAGTTTCTTCAAGCCTTATTGATGTTGGAGGTCAACTTCATGTATTGTGTAAACAGGGAAGGAATCATTTAAGTGTGTGGTTCCCATTCTTTACTTCACTATCTCCACATATTATAATGAATCCTTTCAACTgtttcagttttatttttagggtttttttgtaCACTCTTCCATCTCTCAATCTTCAATGAGAATCACAACAATACTTAGTGATGCACTGCATATGCTTCTCTTTCATAATCACAGAATTGTAGCTTTCATACAAAGGCATTTCTTTGTTGCAACTTGTGCAATTAATCTTAAACTTAATTAACAAGATATGCAAACACAATTGCATTGCAGTGACATTAACCATTACAAATTGCTATATATTAAGGCAAACATCAAATAAAAGAATGATGCTTgtagagaaagaaaagatactTAAGTTGAAGACATAAAACAACAATTACTAGAGAAGTAAGCCACAATCACATCTTTGGAGAAGGCTCAAAACTACTCGTAATCATCTCTGCATAAAAGGTAATACAAGTTCATGTAGATGTCACTATCTCGACCAGCTTTTCGGAGTTGTTATACTTAAGTTGATGCCTGCAAGTAGGGCAAGATGAGTGAGAGAGAAGCCAAGTATCGATGCAAGCAACATGGAACCGGTGATTACACTTGGGTAGTACTCGAATCCGGTCACCGTCGGAGAAGTCCACAAGGCAAATGGCACAATTGGAAGTAGAGGTTGGCGAGCCACCACCGGAGGTTGTTGCATATGTTGAAGTAGGGAGTGCTACCATGTCCTTCTTCTTGAGTCCTGAATTAAAGCGGCGAGAGGCAACCCACACCACAGGTTGGGTTAGTGCACGATGGGTGCCTCTAACTACACACTGAAGCATGGAATTGAGGCCAAGGGCACAGACTAGAGCACATAACATGGCAGCAAGGATGACGATGACATTGAAGTCCAGAGATGGTCCATTATTTGGTGTTACTGATGATGAAGAGATGCTTGCAGTGGGGCTTTGGGTTGGAGGTAATAAGAATTTATCCATGGAGAtcagggagagggagaagggaaagaagagaagatgagagggAGAGACAGGGATTTGAagtgagaagagaaggaagggtGGCCACATCGTACCCTCAAAAGGAAAACACACTAGCCGATCGAGGCCAAAAAAACCTCTAGAAAGAGTGTTGATTAACTGAGGGGAAATTTTGGCTTGGGATATGCTTACGTGATAACCCACTgcctcccttttcttttccttatgcGCTCAAAAGCCATTGGCATCTTGGAggacccctctctctctttctctctctgctcTCAACTACACCAACCTCTAACCGTTAAGAGGAAAAAGGGTTTTACTTTACTTGGGAATTTTGTCGAACATGTAAAGGTCACAAAACTGAAAGCTTTAAGGGAGAGTCCAAAAACTTCATTTGGAAAGAGCTGTGATACTAAGTAAGAACCTTACTAGATAGTCTTTAAAGGCAAGGATTTGCATAAGCCACAATGCCACTATGGGGATATGACAATTGATAAGTTATGAGTGGATAAGCCATTAGATCTTCTCAGGTTTAGCTGAAAGCTTTTTTGTTTCCCATAGTGGGAATAGGGTCATAAATATACACATTTCATTGGTTAAAGTAAATCAAAATCTGCAAATGGTAGAAAACTTTGAGGAGATTAagcaaaccctagcttcaaACTCAAAAGAGAAATTTGATTTTCATGAAAGATTttaactaactaactaactgTCAGTGGTTAAGGACATATACATGTTGCAAATCATCCTCATTTAGGTACTTGGAATTAcacccttccttctttctttctctctctctctctctcttcaataaGTACAAGTTGATTATGATGTGATTTGACTGGGTGGCCGGATTAGTTGTTTCTTAGGTGGATTCTTTGGGTGAATAGCAAGCTAGTGAAGTAAGGTGAAAGGCTATAGGTTGAACTTGTCAATAGATATGTGCTGCAGTGCAGGCttcgcccagacacatgaggtgggcgcaatgatcattttgccctttgAATAACAGGTTCATGAATCTGAATGcaacctgcgctgcggcacagaaaacattttaTGAAAGCTGGGCCATTTATGGAAGACCACAGAGAGAAAAGTGTGGCTTACATGACTTATATATCTTACAATAGATCTAGAAACGATGTAGGGACCAATCATCATAGGGGAAAAATTACACCCAATGAAAGGTTTCGTGAGGTTCCTACATATATTGTCGTGTCTAAGTAGAGCCACGTGTAAAACCACTTAAGGAGAGTAATTATCATAAGTTGGATTATTAATTCTTCTTATCTTGTAATCTCTAATAAAGGAGAAAGACTCAATTCTTTTTCTGCTCTTGTTATAAAGTAGCCATCAAATTATGGAGAAATGCCAccaccatagagataatgtgTTTCTTTATTTCGCTTTTTGGTGTGTTTGTGGTTTATGTGTGGCTCACTTTCCATCTAGCTCTCCACCTGGTTGGATTTTAGAAGACGTAAAGGTAAAGCTAAAACAGAAACATATATAATTGACTAATTTAAATTGGGAGAAGTATCTACATGCTGCTCGTTTACATTAGCATCTTACAAGTCAAGTCAATAATATGGACTAAAGTGGTGTGATTTAGATATGTTAAGGCTTATAATAGGTTAGAGTGGGGGCTGATTAGGGTCGTTTTCAAATTTCTCGGGTTTGCTACTAAGTGGTGTGATTTAGTTGGTCATTTACTTTCGTCCATTTCGTATTTATTTAAAGGTAGAATGTTCTCCGTGTCGgggtgcaggctgcacccagacacatgggggtgggcgcaatgatcacTCTGCCCCCTAAGTGGTAGGCTCATATGTCTGGACGTAGCCTGCGccgcagcacagagaacatgagccctagAAGATAATTATTTTGAGAATATTGAACCTTCTAGAGGGCATTCAGCAGGGCTACCCCTTCATCAGCCTTTCATTTCTATTACCGTCATGGAAGCCCTATCAATTTTACATGGTTTGTTTAGGGATCTTAAATTatttaaaggaatacaaattTTTCAATGACTATGGGATGTTGGTGGAGCTGAGACTTCAAACAAAGCTCCTTATGGACAAATTCAATTTTAGAGATGTGCCTTTTCATATTTAATGAAGGTCATCTCACTCTCTTAGATTTACAGTGGTTCTTTGGTGTGCTTGCcatctatttatattttatttggtatcaCCGAAATTAATCTATGTCTCCTCTAGCGATAGCTTTTGCTGGCAAGTTTGAGGTCTCGAGCAAAATGGCTGGTTGGGCAACTCTTATTGTATATATGAAcaagtttattttcttgtaaCTTGATTATAGAGTTGCAGGAGATGAGATCGATACAGATTCCAAAAGGCTCCTTCAAAGGATCAAGGCATATCGAAAGGCTTGGTCGGATTCAAATCGTTTGATTTGATACTTACAGAAAGAGAAGGACATACGAGGTGTGGCCTTGGGAGTGTAGCAGGCACTTTCTGGATCTTTATTTGTGATGTATTAAATTAGACAATTTCTCtttgaagtttccttcttcaaatagAGTTTTTTCTAACATCCCCTATTTACCTGTGTCAAGAAACCTACAGATTCCAAAAGGCTCCTTCAAAGGATCAAGGCATATCGAAAGGCTTGGTCGGATTCAAATCGTTTGATTTGATACTTACAGAAAGAGAAGGACATACGAGGTGTGGCCTTGGGAGTGTACAGCACTTTCTGGATCTTTATTTGTGATGTATTAAATTAGACAATTCTCTTTGAATTCCTTCTTCAAATAGAGTTTTTCTAACATCCCTATTTACCGTGTCAAGAAACCACAATCTCACCAAAGAATTAGGGACAAAGAAAACGAACCTGTTCACAACAGTCATATCCTATCAAACGGAACGTACCTAAGTGCTAAGTGCTAAGTACACCTCTACAGCACACGCTGAGGTGCGCGTGTGCGGATGGCTACGCCATCCTCGCATATACACCGCAGAATGTCTTCCTTTTCCGAtttaattcaagagataaagaaggtaatataataaataccatttataactcttatagttttccgatgtgggactaaagcactTTTCCCAGGGGATGTAGGAGCATTGGATTTTCAGTTCATAACTCTgtgttctttcaattttttttttaagcagatctcttttctttcattgaaaaaaaaaaaaaaccatggggCCTGAATAGTAAAACCTATATTAATCTATTTGGTtgattcttttttcaaaaacttaTTAAGGCCGCATTTGGTAACACTCTATTGAAACGTTTTTGATGTTTTTCTGTgccaatgaaacaaaaaaaaaaagggataacaCTGATCTATTTTGGAACACCTTTTGCACCATGTTTTGCAAATTAGAAAAAAAGATCTGGGGGGAACAAAAggtttgaattaaaaaaactaGTTCCTGATAAAAACCCCTTATTGCCAAGGCTCGAGTGAGATAAACTATAGGAAAAGGGAATTCGAGTCACCTACAACTCTCCATCGCTACCGCCTGCTACCTCGCATCTGCATCTCCTTCAACACAGCAGgtaatttctcctttcttcttccgaAACATGGCTTCTCCTTGTTGCCTTTTATTCTTCTACTCAATTAACATTAACATTGTGTTCTCCCTTCTGTTTCCCCTGAATTTTATGACCTAATTGTTGTACATCTTCTAATTCGAACATTGGCTTTAAAAATCCACAATTCCATACGAATAAATACAATTTGCAAATACACTCAATTGAAAAAAATCGaacctagggttttaaaatccccaaattcaAGTGGCACTCAAGGACAATGATTATCCCTAAATTCGGATGGCACTCTCTGATTTAGTTGTAATCTCCCATTTGTTCATTGTTATATGTGGAAATGGTAATTGCAACTACGAAAGGCAAAcacaataaaataaatcaaacaaGTACATAGGATGGCGCTTTCTATAATAATTGATTATTTTGGTAAAAGATGTTCTAGAACATGTTTTACCAAACGTCTCATCTGATGTTCTTCTGTTCTGAAACAGTTCtggaacaagtttaccaaacaTCATTTTAAAGGCAAAACactgattttcaaaataaaaacgATAAAAGATGATAAAGCAAAGAACGTTGGTTTTGGAACAGAAATGTTACCAAACGCAGCataaaaattaagaacaaaTTACTGGGGAGGAAAACTCGCATGGTTGCCCGGAAGCAGATATTTTCTTCCCCACCCCCATTCCTTAGATGGTGGGAGGAGTTAGGGCAATTATCAACTGGGccaaatagaatttttttttttcattttggttttAGTCACAAGCCAAATAGATTTTTACTCCTAGGGGAATATGAAACTGttataactttaaaaaaaataataaaaaaataaaaaaccccctccccccatcccTCATTAATTCCCTCAAAGAAAGCTAACACCTCATAACCAGGGGGGGGGAATTCTCTCATGGGGAAAATTTTCTTCATCAGATTGTCTATTACAACTCCAACATGAGGGTGAAAGAATCAGCAGTCAGCGTTCAGCTCAACTTCCACCACGGGAAGGGAGCCTGGATGATGACCATGTGGAGGGCCTTGAGTTACCACTCCCGAATGAGGACCGACGGTCATCACCACGCCACCTCTCATTGGATTGGGATGGACGATCATCCTGTCTGGCCCACCGATCAGGTTCCAAAGGTGGAGCACCTCCAGAGCCCTCTGTCCTCTCCCTACGAAACCTGGGAACATATTTCCCAGTAGATGGTGCAGCAGCAACAGCTACAGCTACAGGTTCTGGCTGGCGGACCCCTGCAGGAGGATCAACAGGCCTAGTTGGCGGCTCAGCTAACCTTCCCAATTGAGACTCTCTCATCagcctctccttctcttccaattccttttccctcttcctctgcttttcagcaatttcattcaacTTTGCTAGACGTtctacttcttccttctttcgCCTCTCAAGCTCTGCAAATCCATGAAATTCCAACCAAATACCAATTAGATGTAGTAGAAACAAACTCTGAAATAGTCAGCCCCATCCCCAGGAACCTGATCCCATATGTGCTCAAGGTAGAGGTGCAAAGCTTCCTCAGATTTCTCCCCAGTGAACTATATTTCAATTTACCTCAAACAACAGACCTAAGTAGGATAAAGGCATGGTACAAGCACAGGAAAAATACCTTCATGCTTCCGGGCAGCCTCCTCTTCTTCCAACTTTTTCAACCTCTCCTCTTCAGATTTGAGATGAAGTAAAAACTTCCTCTTAGTCTCCTTCTCCTGCTTCCGTGCCTGCAGAAGTTGCCTGATTcgttcctctctctccctcttcaatTTATTAAATTCAGCTTCTCGACGGCTGACAATTCTCTCTTGGAATACTTTCTGCAATAACAAGAAGATACAGAAACAATAAATTGGATTGGAGTAAAAAACGAAAATCAGATTACTCAATAGGTTAAAAATTATGCTCAAGCCCTGCAAAATTCACTCTGGCCATTAACCAGTAACAATTGATTtgatacccccccccccccccctccaatttTCAGAAAACCACTTGTCTAACAACCCAACGAGGTTGTTCCATCTTCCAGAAAACTTCCATGCAAACCAATCCATTTATCTGGGCAACTCACGTTTACAAAAAGTTGGCAAAAGGCTACTTCAATTAACAGAACAAGAAAATTACACAACTAAAACTCCATTCCTTCCCCAAAGACCGAACTGGACTAAGATTTATACTCGTATGATGATTAGATCTTGGCTATGAAAACACCTTCACGCACCAACGACTAACTCAAGTAAATTGCAGATACAAGGTGATGAGGTAAGGGGTAATAAACAAACCTTCTGTTCCAACATATGAGCCAGCCTGTTCTTCTCCAGTAGGTCTCCTGCATATCGCTGTCTGCTCAGCTCAATCTCTTGCTGCAACGCAGAATGGAGATTCCAGTTAGTAGGTTcaagaaataataagaaaatcaaagaggacAGTCAAATATGTCTCTTTGTGTGTTGCATCTgagcatgcgtgtgtgtgtgtgtgtcataGGTGTCAAGGCGTAGcaccgcctaggcgaccaagctctttcttgggtccaaggcggCAAAacgccttgttgacacttcatgAGTATACGTTGAATTATATTTATTGCTTTAGTTTtttatgaatatgcttatatattatattctATGCTTTGTGTAtcatatgttggttttctcatattatgccattactagcataattacaTCATATTgaattgatatggcttctatgttgcatatacacataattatataaaattatggttgctatattacatatatcaTTAATGCTCGCTTAGGCCCCTTAGGTGTGCGCTTGTCGCTTAAACACTCCTCCAACGGCATGGGTCACCTAGTCACCGTTGAGAACaatggggtgtgtgtgtgtgtgtgttgaaTGGAGAGAATAAAATGGGGTTGGTTGGAGGCGGAGCCAACGACTAAGTTCAACCAATTTCAGTCAGATCTAATTCTTGTCTCTTTTAGGTGGGACTCCTTATGTGTTAGATCCTAGCCTTCAGTATGTTAATCACATGTTCATATAACTTTTATCAAGGATCCCTACATACCTGAACAAGAATTTTTTAAGCAAACTTCTCATTTTGATTCTCTCTTCCACGTCTTAGATACCTGCTCATCCATTTTAGTAGCTTTCACTGTTGATTGTTGTTCATTTCTACCCTTTTGCTTTTGGTGCTTCCTCACCCCCACCCCAGTCCCCTTTTCcatatttgcatttttttggggtttccACTTGATTTAAGTACACCAATATAATAAAACGCCTCCAATTCAAGTATCCTTGAGAGACCTGGAACTGAACTCAATATTCTTGTATCAgaggcacacacacacacacacacacatgccaCCAAAACACGTAGCTCTGTTTTCACACACACAGTGTGTCAGTGTTTCTGTCTTGTGTGCTTGACTGATCATAGAGGTTTGAATCTCTATCCATTAAATTCCTTCATTATGTTTC
This window encodes:
- the LOC122650160 gene encoding RING-H2 finger protein ATL74-like; this translates as MWPPFLLFSLQIPVSPSHLLFFPFSLSLISMDKFLLPPTQSPTASISSSSVTPNNGPSLDFNVIVILAAMLCALVCALGLNSMLQCVVRGTHRALTQPVVWVASRRFNSGLKKKDMVALPTSTYATTSGGGSPTSTSNCAICLVDFSDGDRIRVLPKCNHRFHVACIDTWLLSHSSCPTCRHQLKYNNSEKLVEIVTST